One Xyrauchen texanus isolate HMW12.3.18 chromosome 34, RBS_HiC_50CHRs, whole genome shotgun sequence genomic window carries:
- the st6galnac6 gene encoding alpha-N-acetylgalactosaminide alpha-2,6-sialyltransferase 6 — MRLQFVDKQWQQGQRMVIYGAVFLIMTLLILYSSNSSNELYSPFRENDFHHAIKQTNLKKWAGKEGYLPVYGNKSMTLHCHRCALVTSSSHMLGTHAGEEIDRTECVIRMNDAPTSGYESDVGNRTSVRIVAHSSVFRVIRKPAEFLNRSESPAIIFWGPSSKIGRDAKGTLYRLIHRVSMTFSNLAFFVISPSKMLKFDTLFQKETGQDRKKSQSWLSTGWFTMVIAIEMCDNIKVYGMVPPNHCGKHPQPKRIPYHYYKPRGPDECVTYLQNERGRRGSHHRFITEKQVFARWAKMYNITYTNPTW; from the exons ATGAGACTACAGTTTGTAGATAAA CAATGGCAGCAGGGCCAGCGGATGGTAATCTATGGGGCGGTCTTCCTCATAATGACCCTCCTCATCCTCTACAGCTCCAACAGCTCAAACGAACTTTACAGCCCCTTTAGAGAGAATGACTTCCACCACgccatcaaacaaacaaacctcaAGAAGTGGGCTGGGAAAGAGGGATACTTACCTGTTTACGGCAACAAG AGTATGACCCTACACTGTCATCGGTGTGCTTTGGTGACGAGCTCCAGTCACATGTTGGGGACTCATGCAGGAGAGGAGATCGATCGTACTGAGTGTGTCATCCGAATGAACGATGCTCCAACATCTGGATACGAATCAGACGTGGGGAACCGGACCAGTGTGCGCATCGTGGCTCATTCCAGTGTGTTCCGGGTCATTCGGAAACCTGCAGAGTTCCTCAATCGCTCAGAGAGCCCTGCCATCATATTCTGGGGCCCGTCGTCAAAGATCGGACGAGATGCGAAGGGAACACTGTACCGGCTCATCCATCGAGTCAGTATGACCTTCAGTAACCTCGCGTTTTTCGTCATCTCTCCCAGCAAAATGCTGAAGTTTGACACACTCTTTCAGAAAGAGACCGGCCAGGACAG AAAAAAGTCGCAGTCCTGGTTAAGCACAGGCTGGTTCACCATGGTGATCGCCATAGAGATGTGTGACAACATAAAGGTTTATGGAATGGTGCCGCCCAATCACTGCGG GAAACATCCACAGCCCAAACGGATCCCCTACCACTATTACAAACCCAGGGGTCCGGACGAGTGCGTAACGTACCTGCAGAACGAGAGAGGGCGCCGTGGATCACACCATCGCTTCATCACAGAAAAACAGGTGTTTGCTCGCTGGGCTAAAATGTACAACATCACTTACACCAACCCAACATGGTGA